In one Nitrososphaera viennensis EN76 genomic region, the following are encoded:
- the ileS gene encoding isoleucine--tRNA ligase: MEFNTRFDAKAIENEVRTHLDGLDLRAMLENELAGRPLVGYIEGPPTMNGEPHAGHLRGRVIKDLWYRFNTLRKSKVIFRAGWDTQGLPVELAAEKELGLTGSKAENVSKVGIEKIVETCKKLIQTYNEKWRAMDALLGMSFNYEKAYWTFKDEYIEREWQFLKKAWETGVLKEWFRVVAYCPSCQTSLSNAEVNQGYETVEDPSFYYKVKLADEDAFLIVWTTMPFTIVTDEMVGTNPKADYSYVWVAKDTNEGGERWVVGSDRLAELMKELRIEDYKVERTLKGSELDGRHYVHPLLDMIPGLAELARTGSIHFVVAEDFVDTATGSGLVHLSPANGEEDFDIASRRNVPIFLPIDDRVVFTEKAGAFGGMFVRDADMKVFEAMKAKGASVKMGKIKHQYPTCWRSHHKVVWLARREYFYILSNLGQKPLEAAQKVDYFFEQPKNRFVEIIREQHPWCISRERVWGTPLPIWSCGKCGHKEPLFSRADIVKKAAELPDGAEFELHRPWIDRIKIKCEKCGAEMQREPFVLDTWHNSGAAPYASLTDEEYRDLIPAEFLTEGIDQTRGWAYTLLMENVIMNGVAPYRSFLFQGHVLDEKGNKMSKSLGNVIEARKLLSENPVDLIRLYFMWKSSPIEALNFSLDEMKTRTYQILSTLHNLHVYFRQNSEFDHFDGEKHTVEWALENNLLAPTEVWLLSKMQGLITEVTDAFERCRFHEGAKAIDEFIINHLSQTYVPLTRNVIWDDSAENLDRRLAVYATLGHVLLQIDIMLHPLSPFISDYMYLTCFSGSRKKKKKSVLLETWPVRDERLANAKVEGAFDMIKEVVSTANAARNLASLKRRWPIRDAIICGTHTELKPLEVEGVSESLKSQLNAEQYRMVQINAGSQLEKVSSLLENNLPVTVNISLVRKSVAPRVKADINSVLQAFEGVDKIAVIKELKSSGKFMLAYNNEKTTEILPADVDITYKAQEGYSSSERGNLVVFISTKRDKELIAKGLLRDLARNLQQLRKERQYNPTDILAAAYVAGLDDEEETAALSAMKEEMTYLVRVKAAVLSKEPLGNVSYKQVEIDGREFRISVE; encoded by the coding sequence ATGGAATTTAACACTCGTTTTGACGCCAAGGCGATCGAAAACGAGGTTCGCACTCATCTCGACGGCCTCGACCTCAGGGCGATGCTCGAAAACGAGCTTGCCGGAAGGCCCCTTGTCGGCTACATAGAGGGCCCGCCCACCATGAACGGCGAGCCGCACGCAGGGCACCTGCGCGGGCGCGTCATCAAGGACTTGTGGTACCGCTTTAACACTCTGCGCAAGAGCAAGGTGATATTCCGCGCGGGGTGGGACACGCAGGGCCTGCCAGTCGAACTTGCCGCAGAAAAGGAGCTTGGTCTGACAGGAAGCAAGGCAGAAAACGTCAGCAAGGTAGGAATCGAAAAGATAGTAGAGACGTGCAAGAAACTCATACAGACTTATAATGAAAAGTGGCGGGCGATGGACGCGCTGCTCGGCATGTCGTTCAACTATGAAAAGGCGTACTGGACGTTCAAGGACGAGTACATAGAGCGCGAGTGGCAGTTCTTGAAAAAAGCGTGGGAGACGGGCGTCCTGAAGGAATGGTTCCGGGTTGTCGCGTACTGCCCGTCGTGCCAGACTTCGCTTTCAAACGCCGAGGTGAACCAGGGCTACGAGACCGTGGAGGACCCGTCGTTCTACTACAAGGTGAAACTTGCCGACGAGGACGCCTTTCTGATTGTCTGGACGACGATGCCCTTTACAATAGTCACGGACGAGATGGTCGGCACAAACCCCAAGGCGGACTATTCGTACGTCTGGGTGGCAAAGGACACGAACGAAGGGGGCGAGCGCTGGGTTGTCGGCTCTGACAGGCTGGCAGAACTGATGAAGGAACTGCGCATCGAAGACTACAAAGTTGAAAGGACGCTCAAGGGAAGCGAGCTTGACGGCAGGCACTACGTCCACCCGCTGCTTGACATGATACCGGGCCTTGCCGAGCTTGCCAGGACAGGCTCGATACACTTTGTAGTCGCCGAAGACTTCGTCGACACCGCCACCGGAAGCGGGCTTGTGCACCTGTCGCCGGCAAACGGCGAGGAGGACTTTGACATTGCAAGCAGGCGCAACGTCCCGATATTTCTCCCGATAGACGACAGGGTCGTGTTCACGGAGAAAGCAGGCGCGTTTGGCGGCATGTTTGTGCGCGACGCAGACATGAAGGTGTTTGAGGCGATGAAGGCAAAAGGCGCGTCCGTGAAAATGGGCAAGATAAAGCACCAGTACCCGACGTGCTGGCGCTCGCACCACAAGGTGGTGTGGCTTGCAAGGCGCGAGTATTTCTACATCCTGAGCAACCTTGGCCAGAAACCATTAGAAGCCGCGCAAAAGGTCGACTACTTTTTCGAGCAGCCAAAGAACAGGTTCGTCGAGATCATCCGAGAGCAGCACCCCTGGTGCATATCCCGCGAGAGGGTCTGGGGCACCCCGCTCCCGATATGGTCGTGCGGCAAGTGCGGTCATAAAGAGCCGCTGTTTTCAAGGGCAGACATCGTGAAAAAGGCGGCAGAATTGCCGGACGGAGCCGAGTTTGAGCTGCACCGGCCGTGGATAGACAGGATCAAGATAAAATGCGAAAAATGCGGAGCAGAAATGCAGCGCGAGCCGTTCGTGCTTGACACGTGGCACAACTCCGGCGCCGCTCCCTATGCGTCGCTGACCGACGAGGAATACAGGGACCTGATACCGGCAGAGTTTCTGACGGAGGGCATCGACCAGACCAGGGGCTGGGCGTACACGCTTTTGATGGAAAACGTCATCATGAACGGTGTCGCCCCGTACCGCTCGTTCCTGTTCCAGGGCCACGTGCTTGACGAAAAGGGCAACAAGATGAGCAAGAGCCTTGGAAACGTGATTGAAGCCCGCAAGCTCTTGTCGGAAAACCCTGTAGACCTCATCCGCTTGTATTTCATGTGGAAGTCGTCGCCCATCGAGGCGCTCAACTTCAGCCTCGACGAGATGAAGACAAGGACGTACCAGATACTGAGCACGCTCCACAACCTGCACGTCTATTTCAGGCAGAACAGCGAGTTTGACCACTTTGACGGAGAAAAGCACACGGTCGAGTGGGCGCTTGAAAACAACCTCCTTGCGCCGACGGAGGTGTGGCTTTTGTCAAAGATGCAAGGGTTGATAACCGAGGTCACTGATGCGTTTGAGCGCTGCAGGTTCCACGAAGGCGCCAAGGCCATCGACGAATTCATAATCAACCACCTGAGCCAGACCTATGTTCCATTAACGAGGAACGTCATATGGGACGACAGCGCCGAGAACCTCGACAGGCGCCTTGCAGTGTACGCGACCCTGGGCCACGTGCTCTTGCAGATCGACATCATGCTGCATCCGCTGTCGCCGTTCATCAGCGACTACATGTACCTCACGTGCTTCTCTGGCAGCAGGAAAAAAAAGAAGAAGAGCGTGCTGCTCGAAACGTGGCCTGTGCGCGACGAGCGGCTGGCAAACGCCAAGGTGGAAGGCGCCTTTGACATGATAAAGGAAGTCGTGTCGACGGCAAACGCGGCAAGGAACCTTGCCAGCCTGAAGAGGCGCTGGCCAATACGCGACGCGATCATCTGCGGCACCCATACAGAGTTAAAACCGCTGGAGGTCGAGGGTGTTTCAGAGTCGCTAAAGTCGCAATTGAACGCCGAGCAGTACAGGATGGTCCAGATAAACGCAGGCTCGCAGCTTGAAAAGGTGTCCAGCCTGCTTGAAAACAACCTGCCTGTCACGGTCAATATCTCGCTGGTAAGAAAGAGCGTGGCGCCCCGGGTAAAGGCCGACATCAATTCCGTCCTGCAGGCGTTTGAGGGCGTTGACAAGATCGCTGTCATTAAGGAGCTGAAATCGTCTGGCAAGTTTATGCTGGCATACAATAATGAGAAAACGACAGAGATCCTGCCGGCAGACGTCGACATCACGTACAAGGCGCAGGAAGGCTACTCGTCGTCAGAGCGCGGAAACCTCGTCGTCTTCATTTCCACAAAGCGCGACAAGGAACTGATTGCAAAGGGGCTGCTGCGCGACCTGGCGCGGAACCTCCAGCAGCTGCGCAAGGAAAGGCAGTACAACCCGACGGACATTCTTGCGGCCGCGTACGTCGCCGGCCTTGACGACGAAGAAGAGACTGCGGCATTGTCGGCTATGAAGGAGGAGATGACGTATCTCGTACGGGTCAAGGCAGCCGTGCTGTCAAAAGAGCCTCTTGGCAACGTCAGCTACAAGCAGGTGGAAATAGACGGCCGCGAATTCCGGATTTCGGTTGAATGA
- a CDS encoding DUF192 domain-containing protein — MQATRLAIAIGAAAAAGIIAFAVLYFTPALRIVEGTTPNVPVASEGGLQGYNHTIVSIADVNLLADIADTPDKKTKGLAVRSSMTEGEGMLFVFDADYPHPFWMNGMKFPIDIIWLDSEKTVVHVEHSLPPCPNQFDCPNYQPDKNARYVLETVAGFSERHGVKEGTQAQFEL, encoded by the coding sequence GTGCAGGCAACAAGGCTTGCGATAGCCATCGGTGCCGCGGCAGCTGCAGGGATAATCGCTTTTGCCGTCCTGTATTTCACGCCGGCGCTGCGGATAGTGGAAGGCACCACGCCCAACGTGCCAGTCGCTTCGGAGGGAGGCTTGCAGGGGTACAACCACACGATAGTGTCAATAGCAGATGTCAACCTGCTTGCAGACATTGCCGACACGCCCGACAAAAAGACCAAGGGGCTTGCGGTGAGGAGCAGCATGACCGAGGGAGAGGGCATGCTGTTCGTGTTTGACGCCGACTACCCCCACCCGTTCTGGATGAACGGCATGAAGTTCCCAATCGACATCATCTGGCTTGACAGCGAAAAGACGGTGGTGCACGTCGAGCATTCACTTCCGCCGTGCCCGAACCAGTTTGACTGCCCCAATTACCAGCCTGACAAGAACGCGCGGTACGTACTTGAAACCGTCGCTGGGTTCTCAGAGCGCCACGGCGTGAAGGAAGGGACGCAGGCGCAGTTTGAGCTATAG
- a CDS encoding TrmB family transcriptional regulator gives MHQKSHSSASIISSTSPASGDLPASLEEFGLSKYEARAYLTMIGKGSLAASDLAYYANLPRTKVYQTVKKLEKKRLAVVSRQKPLICSAIPPEEAFGEIVNLHERRVRNMRKIVERLQRLSDEGQRPRGSEEKRYFILDPDSALSKISGLVAGARSSITAALDPWGLRLLAQCRGQLIKAATNGARIRFIVGAQCLGSESLSLLPDGIELRMAASDATVSSNLMIVDMTHMVSVDSSNGKAALFASLDAYGALQAKNFEEAWTRAGEAKHALEAQPALAAKAIELARAVENGLAAHMLEYAMNNEDPAGELLEVMERRYGLRVGTMSAPEMLDLVDSALKISCLGGLKHDKSNNIVSLQSKAEGKHVLPWAVVLASYFKRSGNEPRIMQSKQSPQLVHVRLARPI, from the coding sequence ATGCACCAGAAAAGCCATTCTTCTGCTTCTATCATTTCTAGCACTTCTCCAGCTTCGGGCGACCTGCCGGCAAGCCTTGAAGAGTTCGGGCTGTCAAAATACGAAGCGCGCGCCTACCTCACGATGATAGGCAAGGGGTCGCTTGCGGCAAGCGACCTTGCGTACTATGCCAACCTGCCTAGGACCAAGGTGTACCAGACGGTGAAAAAGCTGGAGAAAAAGAGGCTGGCAGTCGTGTCAAGGCAAAAGCCGCTCATCTGCAGCGCGATCCCTCCGGAGGAGGCGTTTGGCGAGATAGTGAATTTGCACGAGCGCAGGGTGAGAAACATGCGCAAGATCGTCGAGCGCCTGCAGAGATTGAGCGACGAGGGCCAGAGGCCCAGGGGCTCGGAAGAAAAGAGGTATTTCATCCTCGACCCCGACTCGGCGCTGTCAAAGATATCAGGCCTGGTCGCAGGCGCAAGGTCGTCGATAACCGCGGCCCTGGACCCGTGGGGGCTGCGGCTGCTTGCGCAGTGCAGGGGGCAGCTGATAAAGGCGGCTACAAACGGCGCGCGGATCCGATTTATAGTCGGCGCGCAGTGCCTTGGAAGCGAGAGCCTGTCTTTGTTGCCTGACGGCATAGAGCTGCGCATGGCAGCAAGCGACGCCACCGTTTCGTCAAACCTCATGATAGTCGACATGACCCACATGGTCTCTGTCGATTCAAGCAACGGCAAGGCAGCGCTCTTTGCGTCCCTTGACGCGTACGGCGCGCTGCAGGCCAAGAACTTTGAAGAGGCCTGGACAAGGGCGGGCGAGGCCAAGCACGCGCTGGAGGCCCAGCCGGCGCTTGCCGCAAAGGCGATAGAGCTTGCAAGGGCGGTGGAAAACGGCCTTGCCGCGCACATGCTCGAATACGCCATGAACAACGAGGACCCCGCCGGCGAGCTCCTTGAAGTGATGGAGAGGAGGTACGGGCTCAGGGTGGGGACCATGAGCGCGCCGGAAATGCTCGACCTAGTCGACTCGGCATTAAAGATAAGCTGCCTTGGCGGGCTCAAGCATGACAAGAGCAACAACATAGTCAGCCTCCAGTCCAAGGCGGAGGGCAAGCACGTCCTGCCCTGGGCAGTGGTGCTGGCATCCTACTTCAAGCGCTCGGGCAACGAGCCGAGGATAATGCAGAGCAAGCAGAGCCCGCAGCTGGTGCACGTCAGGCTGGCAAGGCCGATATAA